A stretch of Prosthecobacter debontii DNA encodes these proteins:
- a CDS encoding serine hydrolase encodes MLTLSNLTYGADLPLPQVAAKVVSRLPAGGIVTGESLQGKVTYSGHAAPGGEAKDYHENVLFEIGSITKVFTGLLLAQAVVEGKVTLETPISKLLDPGLTFADPKIAAITLKQLSTHTSGLPRLPSNHGSGVRQDDPYVAYDMKLLIDYLSTAKLDGEGPFPCQYSNLGVGLLGSLLGRVYGLSWEEAVIQKICLPLGLKNTRMTFPTSSLPLAPPFEGKKPVSSWHFDAVAGAGALRSTAADLIAFGQAIAHADQTSLAQAFALAMQPQAVAPGGQIGLNLFIGKRDGAEVYHHNGGTGGYRSALQVIPAKDIVRVVLINNAEMDADGLIARTRQAGPRVMPAEGTLTPEQLPDYLGVYDLDREARFTVISHQNQLWCRLTGQAFLRLFPKKDAPNRFFYKAVDAEVQFTREAGEVTALTLFQNGRELTAKRTAQPVPAILLHTADELKPYTGTYHLMGLKPFEITLRGNTLFAKLAEQPPVPIFDLGNDRFEYDVVEASLTFSRNEKGEILGFTLLQNGLPVPAVRGK; translated from the coding sequence ATGTTAACGTTGTCGAATCTTACTTACGGTGCTGATCTCCCCCTGCCACAGGTGGCGGCCAAGGTCGTGAGCCGGTTGCCAGCCGGTGGCATTGTCACGGGTGAGAGCCTCCAGGGGAAAGTCACCTACTCTGGCCATGCCGCCCCCGGGGGCGAGGCGAAGGACTATCATGAAAACGTTTTGTTTGAGATTGGCTCCATCACCAAAGTCTTCACCGGGCTGCTGCTGGCCCAGGCCGTGGTGGAAGGCAAAGTAACTCTGGAGACTCCCATCTCCAAGCTGCTCGATCCAGGTCTGACATTTGCAGATCCCAAGATCGCCGCCATCACTCTGAAGCAACTGTCCACACATACCAGTGGATTGCCCCGGCTACCCTCGAATCATGGTTCTGGGGTGCGCCAAGACGATCCGTATGTGGCTTATGACATGAAGCTGTTGATCGACTACCTGAGCACGGCCAAGCTCGATGGCGAGGGGCCCTTTCCCTGTCAGTATTCCAATCTCGGAGTGGGGTTGTTAGGTTCTTTGTTAGGTCGTGTCTATGGTCTGTCCTGGGAGGAGGCCGTGATCCAAAAGATCTGCCTGCCGCTGGGGTTGAAAAACACCCGCATGACCTTCCCCACCTCGAGCTTACCTCTCGCGCCTCCGTTCGAGGGGAAGAAGCCTGTCTCCTCCTGGCACTTCGATGCCGTGGCCGGTGCCGGTGCCTTACGTTCCACCGCCGCCGACCTCATCGCCTTTGGGCAGGCCATCGCTCATGCCGACCAGACATCCTTGGCTCAGGCTTTCGCCCTCGCCATGCAACCTCAGGCCGTGGCCCCCGGTGGCCAGATCGGGCTGAACCTTTTCATTGGGAAGCGAGATGGTGCCGAGGTGTATCATCACAATGGCGGCACCGGGGGATATCGCAGCGCTTTGCAGGTGATCCCAGCGAAAGACATCGTGCGCGTGGTGCTCATCAACAATGCCGAGATGGATGCAGATGGTCTGATTGCGCGCACCCGCCAAGCTGGCCCGCGGGTGATGCCTGCGGAAGGCACGCTGACGCCCGAGCAGCTTCCGGATTACCTCGGCGTCTATGACTTGGATCGTGAGGCACGTTTCACCGTCATCTCTCATCAGAACCAGCTCTGGTGTCGCCTCACCGGGCAAGCCTTTCTCCGCTTGTTCCCGAAGAAAGATGCGCCTAACCGATTCTTTTATAAAGCCGTGGATGCCGAGGTGCAATTCACTCGTGAAGCGGGCGAGGTCACCGCATTGACGTTGTTCCAAAACGGTCGTGAACTCACCGCCAAACGCACCGCTCAGCCCGTACCTGCCATCCTCCTTCATACGGCCGATGAATTGAAGCCCTACACCGGCACCTATCATCTCATGGGCTTGAAGCCTTTTGAAATCACCCTGCGCGGCAACACCCTGTTTGCCAAACTCGCCGAGCAACCCCCAGTCCCCATCTTCGACCTGGGCAACGATCGTTTTGAATACGATGTGGTGGAAGCCAGTCTCACGTTCAGCCGCAACGAGAAGGGCGAGATTTTAGGTTTCACCTTGCTGCAGAATGGCCTTCCGGTGCCAGCGGTGAGAGGGAAATAA
- the lpxA gene encoding acyl-ACP--UDP-N-acetylglucosamine O-acyltransferase: MPIHPTAIIAPTAKIGSDVEIGPYCIIGEDVEIGDGSWLQHHVTVMGPTKIGKNNRFYAYGSIGQRSQDLKYKAEPTYLEIGDDNTFREFCSVHRATSPGDKTLIGSHNNFLSYVHIAHDCIVGNHVIFSNNGTLAGHVVVEDHVILGGLSAVHQFCRIGTRSIIGGCSKIVQDVTPFSTSDGNPARTRGLNLVGLQRAGFAKDQIRAIRAAFRKVYRSGLNNAQAVEELRAGELTPEAAYFADFVATTKRGITPGSKAGADDGED; the protein is encoded by the coding sequence ATGCCTATTCACCCTACGGCCATCATTGCCCCCACCGCCAAGATTGGTTCCGATGTCGAGATCGGTCCCTACTGCATCATCGGGGAGGACGTGGAAATCGGGGATGGTAGCTGGCTCCAGCACCATGTCACCGTCATGGGGCCGACCAAGATCGGGAAGAATAACCGCTTCTACGCCTACGGCTCCATCGGTCAGCGCAGCCAGGATCTGAAATACAAGGCCGAGCCCACCTATTTGGAAATTGGCGACGACAACACCTTCCGTGAATTTTGCTCCGTGCATCGGGCCACTTCACCGGGGGACAAAACCCTCATCGGCAGCCACAACAACTTCCTCTCTTACGTGCACATCGCCCACGACTGCATCGTGGGGAACCACGTCATCTTCTCCAACAACGGCACCCTAGCCGGGCATGTGGTGGTGGAGGATCATGTCATCCTCGGGGGCCTCAGTGCCGTGCATCAGTTTTGCCGCATCGGCACCCGCAGCATCATCGGCGGCTGCTCGAAGATCGTGCAGGACGTCACCCCCTTCAGCACGTCCGATGGTAACCCCGCCCGCACCCGCGGGCTGAACCTCGTCGGTCTGCAGCGCGCCGGGTTTGCCAAAGATCAAATCCGCGCCATCCGCGCCGCCTTCCGCAAGGTCTATCGCAGTGGTTTGAACAATGCCCAGGCTGTGGAAGAACTGCGTGCCGGGGAGCTCACTCCGGAGGCAGCCTACTTTGCCGACTTCGTCGCCACTACGAAGCGCGGCATCACCCCTGGCAGTAAAGCTGGGGCAGACGATGGGGAAGACTGA
- a CDS encoding ABC transporter permease, with the protein MSLLARHPILRLVASPQHLWRTVSLGMKSIWLNKLRSFLTALGVIFGVASVVAMLAIGEGASHEAQEQIRRLGSQNIILESVKPPDGQGSSAEARSMVLEYGLTTRDMQQIRQTVPGVSVVVPSRILSENIWNLDRSVDGQIMGVLPVYPEMRNRKVLQGRFFTDLELAEKLPVCVLNQTAAAKLFPLSTPTGKSVRVKGYYYKILGIMEDEGQRVGGEGGSSSTSNVGSAQILIPFSTLMDQYGETFFRMRSGGFEAEKVEFHEAIVRVDDVAQVESRANAIRHLLAKNHKKEDWRIIVPVELLRQAERTKQIFSIVLGSIAAISLLVGGIGIMNIMLASVTERTREIGIRRAMGARQADIVVQFLIETVLLSGAGGVLGVIMGISIPVAVEHFAGVTTVVKVWSPALAFLISVFTGIAFGIYPARRAARMNPVEALRHE; encoded by the coding sequence ATGTCCCTTCTCGCCCGTCATCCCATTCTCCGCCTTGTCGCCTCGCCCCAGCACCTCTGGCGCACCGTGTCCCTGGGCATGAAGAGCATCTGGCTGAATAAGCTGCGCTCTTTCCTCACGGCCCTGGGGGTGATCTTCGGCGTGGCATCGGTGGTGGCCATGCTCGCCATCGGTGAAGGGGCCAGCCATGAGGCGCAGGAGCAGATCCGCCGTCTGGGCAGCCAGAACATCATCCTGGAGAGTGTGAAGCCGCCGGATGGCCAGGGCTCCTCCGCCGAGGCACGCAGTATGGTACTGGAATACGGCCTCACCACCCGTGACATGCAGCAGATCCGCCAGACGGTGCCGGGCGTGAGTGTGGTGGTGCCCAGCCGTATCCTGAGCGAGAACATCTGGAATCTGGACCGCAGTGTCGATGGCCAGATCATGGGCGTGCTGCCGGTGTATCCCGAGATGCGGAATCGCAAAGTCCTCCAGGGGCGCTTTTTTACCGATCTGGAGCTGGCTGAAAAACTGCCCGTCTGTGTGCTGAACCAAACCGCAGCGGCCAAACTTTTCCCCCTCTCCACCCCCACGGGCAAGTCCGTGCGCGTGAAGGGCTACTACTACAAGATCCTCGGCATCATGGAGGATGAGGGGCAGCGCGTGGGCGGTGAAGGTGGCAGCAGCAGCACCAGCAATGTGGGCAGCGCCCAGATCCTCATCCCCTTCTCCACCCTCATGGATCAGTACGGGGAAACCTTCTTCCGCATGCGCAGCGGCGGTTTCGAAGCTGAGAAGGTAGAATTCCACGAAGCCATCGTCCGCGTGGACGATGTGGCTCAGGTGGAAAGCCGGGCCAATGCCATCCGCCACCTGTTGGCGAAGAATCACAAGAAGGAAGACTGGCGCATCATCGTGCCCGTGGAGCTGCTGCGCCAGGCGGAGCGCACCAAGCAGATCTTCAGCATCGTGCTGGGCAGCATCGCCGCCATCTCCCTGCTCGTGGGTGGCATCGGCATCATGAACATCATGCTCGCCAGCGTCACCGAGCGGACGCGTGAGATCGGCATCCGCCGTGCCATGGGGGCACGCCAGGCGGACATCGTGGTGCAGTTCCTCATTGAGACCGTGCTGCTCTCAGGCGCCGGGGGCGTGCTGGGGGTGATCATGGGCATTTCCATCCCCGTGGCTGTGGAGCACTTTGCCGGGGTCACCACCGTGGTGAAGGTGTGGTCGCCCGCACTCGCCTTCCTCATTTCGGTGTTTACAGGCATCGCTTTCGGGATTTACCCCGCCCGACGGGCCGCCCGCATGAATCCGGTGGAAGCCCTCCGCCACGAGTAA
- the rdgB gene encoding RdgB/HAM1 family non-canonical purine NTP pyrophosphatase has product MPKILLATTNIHKTEEVAAMLGSDWQVTDLRNHPEIILPEETGLSFEENAIIKAKGASAALPGMLILADDSGLEVDALNGAPGVRSARFAGEGSTDERNRAELRRQLRERSRNPGQSFPGRFHCCLVVVKDGEVLHVTNGTVEGRVTVTAQGKGGFGYDSMFIPEGYNKSFGVLPAEVKNQLSHRARAMESMQKWLQSAGSNL; this is encoded by the coding sequence ATGCCCAAGATCCTGCTTGCCACAACCAATATCCACAAGACCGAAGAAGTCGCCGCCATGCTCGGCAGTGATTGGCAAGTGACCGATTTACGAAATCATCCTGAGATAATTCTGCCAGAAGAAACGGGCCTCTCTTTCGAAGAGAACGCCATTATCAAGGCCAAGGGTGCCAGCGCCGCTCTGCCCGGCATGCTGATCCTCGCCGATGACTCCGGCCTGGAGGTGGATGCTCTGAATGGAGCCCCGGGCGTGCGCTCCGCACGCTTTGCCGGAGAAGGCTCCACGGATGAACGCAACCGGGCTGAACTGCGCCGTCAACTGCGTGAGCGCAGTCGCAACCCAGGACAGTCTTTCCCCGGCCGCTTCCACTGCTGCCTCGTGGTGGTCAAGGATGGCGAGGTGCTGCATGTCACGAACGGCACGGTCGAAGGTCGCGTGACCGTCACCGCTCAGGGCAAAGGCGGCTTCGGCTACGACTCCATGTTTATCCCCGAAGGCTACAACAAGAGCTTCGGCGTGCTGCCAGCCGAGGTAAAGAATCAGCTTAGCCATCGTGCACGCGCCATGGAGTCGATGCAAAAGTGGCTGCAAAGCGCTGGAAGCAACCTATAA
- a CDS encoding response regulator produces the protein MKRILIVDDHQLMREAYKHAIMTLGSFEFGEAGTYQEAHDLVTASRWDIVILDVTIPGRNGLDVLAEIRNLPHAPAVLVCSGHDESVYGVRAFKAGAAGYVCKTAGTGEFLKAVREIVQGNNYISTNLAQNLAAFVRSDFQEQPHTTLSEREFQVLRKLINGDALKEIAAELNLSSKTVSTYRSRLMEKLKVKSLPELVQYCIEHGLMEKTGANVAA, from the coding sequence ATGAAGAGAATTCTCATTGTTGATGATCACCAGTTGATGCGCGAGGCCTACAAGCACGCGATCATGACGCTGGGTTCCTTTGAGTTCGGCGAAGCCGGCACTTACCAGGAAGCTCATGATCTGGTGACGGCCAGCCGCTGGGACATCGTGATCCTCGATGTGACCATCCCGGGCCGTAACGGGCTGGATGTGCTGGCTGAGATCCGCAATCTCCCCCATGCTCCCGCCGTGCTCGTCTGCAGCGGTCATGATGAGTCCGTCTATGGTGTGCGTGCCTTCAAGGCAGGCGCCGCAGGCTACGTCTGCAAGACGGCCGGCACCGGTGAATTCCTCAAAGCCGTGCGTGAGATCGTGCAGGGCAACAACTACATCAGCACGAATCTGGCGCAAAACCTCGCCGCCTTCGTGCGCTCCGACTTCCAAGAGCAGCCTCACACCACCCTCTCCGAGCGTGAATTCCAGGTGCTGCGCAAGCTGATCAATGGCGATGCCCTCAAGGAAATCGCCGCCGAACTGAACCTCAGCAGCAAAACCGTGAGCACCTACCGCTCACGCCTCATGGAAAAGCTCAAGGTCAAATCCCTGCCCGAACTCGTGCAATACTGCATCGAGCACGGCCTCATGGAGAAAACCGGAGCCAACGTGGCGGCTTAG
- a CDS encoding bifunctional UDP-3-O-[3-hydroxymyristoyl] N-acetylglucosamine deacetylase/3-hydroxyacyl-ACP dehydratase yields MAVSDRQHTLAKPASITGTSLHTGEQVTLTLQPAPENFGFKFRRVDLEDKPFIPALVEKVQKVERATTIAEGGVNVHTVEHVISALAGMGVDNAIIEMDANEPPIVDGSSQPFVELIKKAGLQEQSEPRKVFEIREPIYQETRDGTIITIVPDKKFRISCTNVGPEGRFTQYMSLEINPETYEKEIAPARTFVYYEDIAPLMEKGLIKGGTLEAAVVVRGETLLSKQPLRFNNEFVRHKILDIIGDLMLSGKRITGHVIAVRPGHGPNTEMARAIVSQYQAMRAMVPPTLNIPSGEAVLDINEVMRILPHRYPFLLVDRIIGFEGENKCTGIKNVTINEPFFQGHFPGHPIMPGVLQLEAMAQVASIVLLRLPGNQGKIGYFMSANNVKWRKPVLPGDTLIIETEMLKVKRSIAQAVGRCIVNGQVVSEADLMFSVVDR; encoded by the coding sequence ATGGCCGTTTCCGACCGTCAACACACGCTGGCTAAACCCGCATCCATCACTGGCACCTCCCTTCACACGGGGGAACAGGTCACGCTGACCCTGCAGCCAGCTCCTGAAAACTTTGGCTTCAAATTCCGCCGCGTGGATCTGGAGGATAAACCTTTCATCCCTGCGCTGGTGGAAAAGGTGCAGAAGGTGGAGCGTGCCACCACCATCGCTGAGGGTGGAGTCAATGTGCACACTGTGGAGCACGTCATCAGTGCCCTCGCTGGCATGGGCGTGGACAATGCCATCATCGAGATGGATGCCAATGAGCCGCCGATTGTGGATGGCAGCTCGCAGCCCTTTGTGGAGTTGATTAAAAAAGCGGGTCTCCAAGAGCAGTCGGAGCCGCGCAAGGTGTTTGAGATCCGCGAGCCGATCTATCAAGAGACTCGGGACGGCACCATCATCACCATCGTGCCGGACAAGAAGTTCCGCATCAGTTGCACCAATGTCGGGCCAGAGGGCCGCTTCACCCAATACATGTCCCTGGAGATCAATCCCGAGACCTATGAGAAGGAGATCGCCCCGGCGCGCACGTTCGTCTATTACGAAGACATCGCTCCGCTGATGGAGAAGGGCCTGATCAAAGGCGGCACGCTCGAGGCCGCCGTGGTGGTGCGGGGTGAAACCTTGCTGTCCAAGCAGCCGCTTCGGTTTAACAACGAGTTTGTTCGTCACAAAATCCTCGACATCATCGGGGACCTGATGCTCTCCGGCAAGCGCATCACTGGTCACGTCATCGCCGTGCGCCCGGGTCACGGCCCGAACACTGAGATGGCGCGTGCCATCGTCAGTCAGTATCAAGCCATGCGCGCCATGGTGCCGCCGACCCTCAACATCCCGAGCGGTGAGGCCGTGCTGGATATCAATGAGGTGATGCGCATCCTGCCGCACCGTTATCCTTTCCTGCTGGTGGATCGCATCATTGGCTTCGAGGGCGAGAACAAGTGCACGGGCATCAAAAACGTCACCATCAACGAGCCGTTCTTCCAAGGTCACTTCCCAGGTCACCCCATCATGCCCGGTGTGCTCCAGCTCGAAGCCATGGCTCAGGTCGCTAGCATCGTGCTGCTGCGTCTTCCTGGGAACCAGGGCAAGATCGGCTACTTCATGAGCGCCAACAACGTGAAGTGGCGTAAGCCCGTGCTGCCAGGAGACACGCTCATCATCGAGACCGAAATGCTGAAGGTGAAGCGCAGCATCGCCCAGGCCGTGGGCCGCTGCATCGTCAATGGTCAGGTCGTCTCCGAAGCCGACTTGATGTTCAGCGTTGTGGATCGCTAA
- a CDS encoding phosphodiester glycosidase family protein — MKNVVLLLPALLLIQCARFSPPTGYPSSQPGAPPYPAQQPTQALTAPAYPTAAHAAPSPATSSVSWQHASSVRSTSLPGGAEMHEFTARSATESAQVSVVIFESTRCALRVLDQPSSHAGGGAITPLMRNSGAIAGVNGGFFHPDFSTLGLMICDGRKTGQFTRSSLISGAVLMVANEPYLVWNDEFLGETGVAQMLQAGPRLVDGGQPMTTLNRTKNAVRTFVATDGVRRWAIGTVHSTSLAGLGDLLASPGLLPDMTVQRALNLDGGHSTALYVRTGDGQEISRPGWSTVRNYLAVVPR, encoded by the coding sequence ATGAAGAACGTCGTCCTGCTTCTCCCGGCACTGTTGTTGATCCAGTGCGCCCGCTTTTCTCCACCCACCGGCTACCCGTCGTCTCAGCCCGGTGCGCCCCCCTACCCTGCTCAGCAGCCCACCCAGGCCCTGACAGCCCCAGCCTACCCCACCGCAGCTCACGCGGCTCCCTCGCCCGCCACCTCCTCTGTATCCTGGCAGCACGCTTCCTCCGTGCGCAGCACCAGTCTTCCAGGAGGCGCTGAGATGCATGAATTCACGGCCCGCAGTGCCACGGAGTCAGCTCAAGTCAGCGTGGTCATTTTCGAGAGCACCCGCTGCGCGCTACGCGTGCTGGATCAGCCGTCTTCACACGCTGGCGGGGGTGCGATCACACCCCTCATGCGCAACTCAGGCGCCATTGCAGGCGTGAACGGCGGCTTCTTCCATCCCGATTTCTCCACTCTCGGCCTCATGATCTGCGATGGCCGCAAAACTGGCCAATTCACCCGCAGCAGCCTCATCTCCGGAGCCGTGCTCATGGTCGCGAACGAGCCCTACCTCGTGTGGAATGACGAATTCCTCGGCGAAACCGGCGTCGCTCAAATGCTCCAAGCCGGCCCGCGCCTCGTGGATGGCGGCCAGCCCATGACCACGCTCAATCGCACCAAGAACGCCGTGCGCACCTTTGTGGCCACCGATGGGGTGCGCCGCTGGGCCATCGGCACCGTGCACAGCACCAGCCTCGCTGGCCTCGGAGATCTGCTCGCCAGCCCCGGTCTCCTGCCTGACATGACCGTGCAGCGCGCCCTCAACCTCGACGGCGGCCACTCCACCGCCCTCTACGTCCGCACTGGCGACGGCCAGGAAATCAGCCGCCCCGGCTGGAGCACGGTGCGGAACTATCTGGCCGTAGTGCCGAGGTAG